A single genomic interval of Hyalangium ruber harbors:
- a CDS encoding CARDB domain-containing protein, with translation MKIRNLFVLLLLPLFISACESPGQASGDTGVVALALDQNVAQGKAITASSYTQVYAATNANDGNRGTYWEGAPNAYPNTLTVNLGGNHTLSSVVLQLNPDSIWGTRTQTLSVLGHNASTSTFSTLVGSATYTFNPASGNQVTIPVTATVSEVRLQFTANSGGTGGQLAEFQVFGTPSGGTTTYALTVNNGTGSGSYAAGTAVSISANAPPSGQVFNGWTGGVASSFGNASAASTTYTMTAAAATITATYAASTGGSKYEAESATLSGGAGINSNHPGYSGTGFVEGYWTQGASTRFNVSVTSAGWYDVSLRYGNGFADSSISLYVNGAKLGQSALPTTGAWTTWANKVETVYLNAGSNPVTYQFDAGDGANINLDFITVAPTSSQRADLTVTDIQWTAAHNPPQEGEAITLRAVVRNSGTAASPNAAHKVSFRVNGQEVAAANPTTSIAAGASATLTASSTWSTANGTHAITATVDPDNAIAEFNDNNNGFTKNITVTQLPGPDLIVQSISWTPTTPSAGNAVTYSVTISNKGLNSTSGTAVAVRLAIDGATTLNGTGPSSLAAGASAVVTLGGTWTATNGNHTLLATVDPSGAIAEAVESNNTLASSLFVGRGANVPWIEYEAENGRTNGTVHGPSRELGTIAGEASGRKAVVLNATGQYVEWTTVAPANAIVVRNSMPDAAGGGGIQATLSLYVNGAKQGVLNLSSKQAWVYGDDATQYNNPSAGAPRRIYDEAHKLLSTTIPAGATVRLQKDSGDTSPHYAIDFIDLELVAAPLPKPAGFVDVTEAGNGWEPAIPNDGLSDDNAINQAIWAAQAGRFAGVYLPPGTYNQTNKYQIKGIPIQGAGIWHTKLFNASLQEDAGWGQTGFIITGDGAQFRHFAIFGNTDGLRTQGGKAWVNSAFKNTVIENMWVEHVQCGYWVGGPSESTNLRISNVRFRNTGADAVNLCNGTKDSVVENSHARNTGDDAFAIWSATDLYPQPATNNVIRNCTVQIVWRAAGFAIYGGVGNRIENSVVYDTLTYPGLTISSEFNPYPMQSATIDGLTIVRSGGTYWGGQQFGSIWLRADQNPTTGITVKNVDIIDPTYQGISIQSNNGGVFTNLAFQNISISNPTNYGIQVLPTARGGATFTNVTVNNAPTAKFANQAGSGFSVVNGGGNNW, from the coding sequence TTGAAAATCAGGAACCTGTTCGTGCTGCTGCTGCTCCCGTTGTTCATCAGCGCCTGCGAGTCCCCGGGACAAGCCTCCGGAGACACCGGCGTCGTGGCGCTCGCGCTGGATCAGAACGTAGCGCAGGGCAAAGCCATCACGGCCTCCTCCTATACGCAGGTCTACGCCGCGACGAACGCGAATGACGGCAACCGGGGCACCTACTGGGAAGGGGCGCCCAATGCCTATCCCAATACGTTGACGGTGAACCTCGGCGGCAACCACACCCTCAGCTCGGTCGTGCTGCAGCTCAACCCGGACAGCATCTGGGGCACGCGCACCCAGACGCTCTCCGTGCTGGGGCACAACGCGAGCACGAGCACCTTCTCGACCCTGGTGGGTTCGGCGACCTACACCTTCAACCCCGCGAGCGGCAATCAGGTGACGATCCCCGTGACGGCCACCGTCAGCGAGGTCCGCCTTCAGTTCACCGCGAACAGCGGCGGCACGGGCGGCCAGCTCGCCGAGTTCCAGGTCTTCGGCACGCCGTCCGGCGGAACGACGACCTATGCCCTGACCGTCAACAACGGCACGGGGAGCGGCTCGTACGCAGCCGGAACGGCCGTGAGCATCAGCGCCAACGCCCCTCCCTCCGGGCAGGTCTTCAACGGCTGGACGGGCGGAGTCGCCTCGAGCTTCGGCAACGCCAGCGCGGCGTCGACCACGTACACCATGACCGCGGCCGCGGCGACGATCACCGCGACCTACGCGGCGAGCACGGGCGGCTCCAAGTACGAGGCGGAGTCGGCGACCCTGAGCGGCGGCGCCGGCATCAACAGCAACCACCCCGGCTATAGCGGCACGGGCTTCGTGGAGGGCTACTGGACCCAGGGCGCCAGCACCCGGTTCAACGTCTCGGTCACCAGCGCCGGCTGGTACGACGTGAGCCTGCGCTACGGCAACGGCTTCGCGGACTCCAGCATCTCCCTCTACGTGAACGGCGCGAAGCTGGGCCAGAGCGCCCTGCCCACCACCGGCGCCTGGACGACGTGGGCAAACAAAGTCGAGACCGTCTACCTGAACGCGGGCAGCAACCCGGTGACCTACCAGTTCGACGCCGGGGACGGCGCGAACATCAACCTGGACTTCATCACCGTCGCGCCCACCTCCTCGCAGCGGGCCGACCTGACGGTGACCGACATCCAGTGGACGGCGGCCCACAATCCTCCCCAGGAGGGCGAGGCCATCACGCTGCGCGCGGTCGTGCGCAATAGCGGCACCGCGGCCAGCCCGAACGCTGCCCACAAAGTCTCCTTCCGAGTGAACGGCCAGGAGGTCGCGGCGGCGAACCCGACGACGTCCATCGCGGCCGGCGCGAGCGCGACGCTGACGGCGAGCTCCACCTGGTCCACCGCCAACGGCACCCATGCGATCACCGCCACCGTGGATCCGGACAACGCCATCGCCGAGTTCAACGACAACAACAACGGCTTCACCAAGAACATCACGGTGACGCAGCTCCCCGGTCCGGACCTCATCGTCCAGTCCATCTCCTGGACTCCGACCACGCCCTCGGCGGGCAACGCGGTCACCTACTCGGTGACGATCTCCAACAAGGGCCTCAATTCAACGTCCGGCACGGCCGTCGCGGTGCGGCTGGCCATTGACGGCGCGACGACCCTGAACGGCACCGGTCCCTCCTCCCTGGCCGCGGGCGCATCCGCCGTCGTCACCCTGGGCGGGACGTGGACGGCCACCAACGGCAACCACACCCTCCTCGCGACGGTCGACCCCTCGGGCGCCATCGCCGAGGCCGTGGAGAGCAACAACACCCTGGCCTCGAGCCTCTTCGTCGGTCGCGGCGCCAACGTGCCCTGGATCGAGTACGAGGCCGAGAACGGGCGGACCAACGGCACGGTCCACGGCCCCAGCCGCGAGCTCGGCACCATCGCGGGCGAGGCCTCGGGCCGCAAGGCGGTCGTGCTCAACGCGACCGGCCAGTACGTGGAGTGGACCACCGTCGCTCCCGCCAACGCCATCGTCGTGCGCAACAGCATGCCCGACGCGGCCGGCGGCGGCGGCATCCAGGCGACGCTGAGCCTCTACGTCAACGGCGCCAAGCAGGGCGTCCTCAACCTCTCCTCCAAGCAGGCCTGGGTCTATGGCGATGACGCCACGCAGTACAACAACCCCTCGGCCGGCGCCCCCCGGCGCATCTACGACGAGGCCCACAAGCTGCTGAGCACCACCATCCCCGCGGGCGCCACCGTCCGCCTGCAGAAGGACTCGGGCGACACCTCTCCGCACTACGCGATCGACTTCATCGACCTCGAGCTGGTGGCGGCGCCCCTTCCCAAGCCGGCGGGCTTCGTCGACGTCACCGAGGCGGGCAACGGCTGGGAGCCGGCGATCCCCAACGACGGCCTCTCCGACGACAACGCGATCAACCAGGCCATCTGGGCGGCCCAGGCGGGCCGGTTCGCGGGCGTCTACCTGCCGCCGGGCACCTACAACCAGACCAACAAGTACCAGATCAAGGGCATCCCGATTCAGGGCGCGGGCATCTGGCACACCAAGCTCTTCAACGCCAGCCTCCAGGAGGATGCGGGCTGGGGCCAGACGGGCTTCATCATCACCGGTGACGGCGCGCAGTTCCGCCACTTCGCCATCTTCGGCAACACGGACGGCCTGCGCACGCAGGGCGGCAAGGCCTGGGTCAACTCGGCCTTCAAGAACACCGTCATCGAGAACATGTGGGTCGAGCACGTCCAGTGCGGCTACTGGGTCGGCGGTCCGTCCGAGTCGACGAACCTCCGCATCAGCAACGTGCGCTTCCGCAACACGGGCGCGGACGCCGTCAACCTCTGCAACGGCACCAAGGACAGCGTGGTGGAGAACTCCCACGCCCGCAACACGGGCGATGACGCCTTCGCCATCTGGTCCGCGACCGATCTCTACCCCCAGCCGGCCACCAACAACGTCATCCGCAACTGCACCGTCCAGATCGTCTGGCGCGCGGCGGGCTTCGCCATCTACGGCGGCGTGGGCAACCGGATCGAGAACAGCGTCGTCTACGACACGCTCACCTACCCGGGCTTGACCATCAGCTCCGAGTTCAACCCCTACCCCATGCAGTCCGCCACCATCGACGGACTGACCATCGTCCGCAGTGGCGGCACCTACTGGGGCGGGCAGCAGTTCGGTTCGATCTGGCTGCGTGCCGACCAGAACCCGACCACCGGAATCACCGTCAAGAACGTCGACATCATCGATCCGACGTACCAGGGCATCAGCATCCAGAGCAACAACGGGGGCGTGTTCACCAACCTGGCCTTCCAGAACATCTCGATCAGCAACCCGACGAACTACGGCATCCAGGTGCTGCCCACGGCGCGGGGTGGCGCCACCTTCACCAACGTGACGGTGAACAACGCCCCCACCGCGAAGTTCGCCAACCAGGCCGGCTCCGGCTTCAGCGTCGTCAACGGAGGTGGCAACAACTGGTAG
- a CDS encoding ABC transporter substrate-binding protein — protein MKKALSGLVAAVALVSPQLAQAETISVSCGSVGMEQTLCRQGVEAWSKKTGHTVQIMSAPTDSSQELAQLQQLLAAGSTDVDVARLDVIWPGIVANHFLDLTPYFPAEVLQQHFQPIVKNNTVNGKLVAMPWFTDAGLLYYRMDLLEKHGQKPPTTWQELAQVAKTVLEAEKKAGNSKLVGFVFQGKAYEGLTCNALEWVDSFGGGTIVDSKGQVTLNNPKAVEAIQFFSSLVGNVVPKGALAYEEEGARGTFQSGNAVFMRNWPYAWALANSKDSPVAGKVGVMALPKGGADGKSTGTLGGWNLGVPKYSKHPEIAVDLVKYLTGPEEQKRRAVVGAFNPTIASLYKDEELLKANPFFASLFDTFMNAVPRPTITGAKYNQVSTEFRNAVYSTLSGKGTATENLKKADTKIKGIAKNGKW, from the coding sequence ATGAAGAAGGCATTGTCAGGGCTCGTGGCAGCGGTAGCGCTTGTCTCCCCGCAGCTGGCACAGGCGGAGACGATCTCCGTCTCCTGTGGCAGCGTGGGAATGGAGCAGACCCTCTGCAGGCAGGGTGTGGAGGCTTGGTCGAAGAAGACCGGGCACACCGTGCAGATCATGAGCGCGCCGACGGACTCCTCGCAGGAGCTGGCGCAACTCCAGCAGCTGCTGGCGGCGGGCTCGACGGATGTGGACGTAGCGCGCCTCGACGTCATCTGGCCGGGCATCGTGGCCAACCACTTCCTCGACCTGACGCCCTACTTCCCGGCGGAGGTGCTCCAGCAGCACTTCCAGCCCATCGTGAAGAACAACACGGTGAACGGGAAGCTGGTGGCCATGCCCTGGTTCACCGACGCGGGCCTGCTCTACTACCGGATGGATCTGCTGGAGAAGCACGGACAGAAGCCGCCCACCACGTGGCAGGAGCTGGCCCAGGTGGCCAAAACGGTGCTGGAGGCCGAGAAGAAGGCGGGCAACAGCAAGCTGGTGGGCTTCGTCTTCCAGGGCAAGGCGTACGAAGGCCTGACGTGCAACGCGCTGGAGTGGGTGGACTCCTTCGGCGGCGGCACGATCGTGGACTCCAAGGGCCAGGTCACCCTCAACAACCCCAAGGCCGTGGAGGCCATCCAGTTCTTCTCCTCGCTGGTGGGCAACGTGGTGCCCAAGGGCGCGCTGGCCTACGAGGAGGAGGGCGCGCGCGGCACCTTCCAGTCCGGCAATGCGGTGTTCATGCGCAACTGGCCGTACGCGTGGGCGCTGGCGAACTCCAAGGACAGCCCGGTCGCGGGCAAGGTGGGCGTGATGGCGCTGCCCAAGGGCGGCGCGGACGGCAAGTCCACGGGGACGCTGGGCGGCTGGAACCTGGGCGTGCCCAAGTACTCCAAGCATCCCGAGATCGCGGTGGATCTGGTGAAGTACCTGACGGGCCCCGAGGAGCAGAAGCGCCGGGCGGTGGTGGGCGCGTTCAACCCCACCATCGCGAGCCTCTACAAGGATGAGGAGCTGCTGAAGGCCAACCCGTTCTTCGCCAGCCTCTTCGACACCTTCATGAACGCGGTGCCGCGGCCGACGATCACCGGCGCGAAGTACAACCAGGTGAGCACCGAGTTCCGCAACGCCGTCTACTCCACGCTCTCCGGCAAGGGCACGGCGACCGAGAACCTCAAGAAGGCCGACACGAAGATCAAGGGCATCGCCAAGAACGGCAAGTGGTGA
- a CDS encoding ABC transporter permease, whose translation MRHRNFWPLVALAALLVFNLLFTTGFARMEFRDGRLFGTLVDIFQNGAPVMLLAVGMTLVIALGGIDLSVGSVMALSGAVAALLMTEQGLSVPVSIAAALALALGVGAVNGALVTYGGVQPIIVTLVTLVMGRGLAQTLTGDQKVRFENPAFEFIGNGTVLGLPFAPLLVAAVALVVWLLLRKTATGLYLEAMGGNPQAARLCGLRVHVIRMLAFMACALCAGFAGLIAAADIKEADVANAGLYLELDAILAVVLGGTSLTGGRANLVGSLIGATFIQTLTIMLQMRGVITEHTLIIKAIVALTVCFMQTPSFERLVRRLRPAEGA comes from the coding sequence ATGCGCCATAGGAACTTCTGGCCGCTGGTGGCGCTGGCGGCGCTGCTGGTCTTCAACCTGTTGTTCACCACGGGCTTCGCGCGGATGGAGTTCCGAGACGGCCGGCTCTTCGGCACGCTCGTGGACATCTTCCAGAACGGCGCGCCCGTCATGCTGCTGGCCGTGGGGATGACGCTGGTCATCGCCCTGGGCGGCATCGATCTCTCCGTGGGCTCGGTGATGGCGCTGTCAGGGGCGGTCGCGGCGCTGCTGATGACGGAGCAGGGGCTGTCGGTCCCCGTGTCGATCGCGGCCGCGCTGGCCTTGGCGCTGGGCGTGGGGGCTGTGAACGGGGCGCTCGTCACCTACGGGGGCGTCCAGCCCATCATCGTCACGCTGGTGACGCTGGTGATGGGGCGGGGGCTGGCGCAGACGCTCACCGGAGACCAGAAGGTCCGCTTCGAGAACCCGGCCTTCGAGTTCATCGGCAATGGCACCGTGCTGGGCCTGCCGTTCGCGCCGCTGCTGGTGGCGGCGGTGGCGCTGGTCGTCTGGCTGCTGCTGCGCAAGACGGCCACGGGGCTCTACCTCGAGGCCATGGGTGGCAACCCCCAGGCGGCCCGGCTCTGCGGGCTTCGGGTCCACGTCATCCGGATGCTGGCCTTCATGGCCTGCGCGCTGTGCGCGGGCTTCGCCGGGCTCATCGCGGCGGCGGACATCAAGGAGGCCGACGTCGCCAACGCCGGGCTCTACCTGGAACTGGATGCCATCCTGGCCGTGGTGCTCGGAGGCACCAGCCTGACGGGCGGGCGCGCCAACCTCGTGGGCTCGCTCATTGGCGCCACGTTCATCCAGACGCTCACCATCATGTTGCAGATGCGCGGCGTCATCACCGAACACACGCTCATCATCAAGGCGATCGTGGCGCTGACGGTGTGCTTCATGCAGACGCCCTCGTTCGAGCGGCTGGTGCGGCGCCTGCGCCCCGCGGAGGGCGCATGA
- a CDS encoding TIM-barrel domain-containing protein, which produces MRFDDITVDPTRIIFWGARAALEVRSPLPGVLRLRHLPCLGHAALTLRELPAKQSWAVLEQPERPLSFRQEARGEVAVVRTEELSLEVQPDQGSWLLRDAAGKELARCEGFSGEAMPDYPVTRFRSRLALRTPPEEAWLGFGEKVGALDKRGMHFVFWNTDVLPHHPDTDPLYQSIPFSMGLRDGVAWGFFLDESWRLEADVAAENPALVKWESSGPELDAYVFAGPMPEEVVRRYTALTGRHPLPPLWSLGAQQSRWGYENAGDIRAVIHGYRAGRLPLDSVYLDIDYMEGYKVWTWDRTRYPDPAGLAKEAAAQGVRLITIIDPGVKAEPGYRIYDEALAGDYLVRNDRGGVLLGEVWPKPATFPDFTREPVRKWWSQQHREFIEAGIAGFWNDMNEPACFKLINGQDTFAIVTAAAADLGKVEGPTLPHDARHGDKRHLEVHNVYALGMARAAYEGMREFAPERRPFLLTRAGSAGIQRYSAVWTGDNSSYWAHLELSVTMLLGLGLSGVSFAGVDVPGFLGRASGEMLVRWTQLGAFYPMLRNHSGKGTPPQEPWRFGEPYLSLTRQALERRYRLLPTLYTLMHQSSVEGLPAMRPLVMYAPGDVEALRMDDAFLFGRDLLVAPVVRQSRTRRHVYLPEGRWLPFFNLAPSGEIVEGRRHLLAEAPLDTVPLWLREGGALALTEPALHTTTANWSHLTWHIHAGPRVEGRLYEDAGDGYGASRVTRLAGEWTGGRLVLERSVEGELPQARKQETLCVYGLSAPRQVHGARQHRFADGVLTVEVEGGWQRLEVVS; this is translated from the coding sequence ATGCGCTTCGACGACATCACGGTTGACCCCACTCGCATCATCTTCTGGGGCGCACGCGCCGCGCTGGAGGTCCGCAGCCCCCTGCCAGGAGTCCTCCGACTGCGGCACCTGCCCTGCCTGGGCCACGCCGCGCTCACGCTCCGCGAGCTGCCCGCCAAGCAGTCCTGGGCTGTGCTGGAGCAACCGGAGCGGCCGCTCTCGTTCCGCCAGGAGGCGCGCGGCGAGGTCGCGGTGGTGAGAACAGAGGAGCTGTCGCTGGAGGTGCAGCCCGATCAGGGCAGTTGGCTCCTGCGAGACGCCGCGGGGAAAGAGCTTGCCCGGTGCGAGGGCTTCTCGGGCGAGGCGATGCCCGACTACCCCGTGACGCGCTTCCGCTCACGGCTCGCGCTGCGCACCCCACCCGAGGAGGCCTGGCTGGGCTTCGGCGAGAAGGTGGGGGCGCTGGACAAGCGGGGCATGCACTTCGTCTTCTGGAACACGGACGTGCTGCCGCACCACCCGGACACGGATCCGCTCTACCAGTCCATTCCCTTCAGCATGGGCCTGCGAGACGGCGTCGCCTGGGGCTTCTTCCTCGACGAGTCGTGGAGGCTGGAGGCGGACGTCGCGGCCGAGAATCCCGCCCTCGTGAAGTGGGAGTCCTCCGGCCCCGAGCTGGATGCCTATGTCTTCGCCGGCCCCATGCCCGAGGAGGTGGTGCGGCGCTACACCGCGCTCACCGGACGCCATCCCCTGCCCCCGCTCTGGAGCCTGGGCGCCCAGCAGTCCCGCTGGGGCTACGAGAACGCGGGTGACATCCGCGCCGTCATCCACGGCTATCGCGCGGGGCGGCTCCCGCTGGACTCCGTGTACCTCGATATCGACTACATGGAGGGCTACAAGGTCTGGACGTGGGATCGCACCCGCTACCCGGACCCGGCGGGGCTGGCCAAAGAGGCAGCCGCGCAGGGCGTGCGGCTGATCACCATCATCGATCCCGGGGTGAAGGCCGAGCCGGGCTACCGCATCTATGACGAGGCGCTCGCCGGCGACTACCTCGTGCGAAACGACCGAGGCGGCGTGTTGCTCGGCGAGGTGTGGCCCAAGCCCGCCACGTTCCCGGACTTCACCCGCGAGCCGGTGCGCAAGTGGTGGAGCCAGCAGCACCGGGAGTTCATCGAGGCGGGCATCGCCGGCTTCTGGAATGACATGAACGAGCCGGCCTGCTTCAAGTTGATCAATGGCCAGGACACGTTCGCCATCGTCACGGCCGCCGCGGCGGACCTGGGCAAGGTGGAGGGGCCCACGCTGCCGCACGACGCCCGGCACGGCGACAAGCGCCACCTGGAGGTCCACAACGTCTACGCGCTCGGCATGGCGCGCGCGGCGTACGAGGGGATGCGCGAGTTCGCCCCGGAGCGCCGGCCCTTCCTGCTGACGCGCGCGGGCTCGGCGGGCATCCAGCGCTACTCCGCGGTGTGGACGGGGGACAACTCCAGCTACTGGGCCCACCTGGAGCTCTCCGTCACCATGTTGCTGGGGCTGGGCCTGTCCGGCGTGTCCTTCGCTGGCGTGGACGTGCCCGGCTTCCTGGGCCGGGCGAGCGGAGAGATGCTCGTGCGCTGGACGCAGCTGGGCGCCTTCTACCCCATGCTGCGCAACCACTCCGGCAAGGGCACGCCTCCGCAGGAGCCCTGGCGCTTCGGTGAGCCCTACCTCTCCCTCACCCGCCAAGCCCTGGAGCGGCGCTACCGGCTGCTGCCCACCCTCTACACGCTGATGCACCAGTCCTCGGTGGAGGGCCTGCCCGCGATGCGGCCCCTCGTCATGTACGCGCCGGGGGATGTGGAGGCGCTGCGCATGGATGACGCGTTCCTCTTTGGCAGAGACCTGCTCGTGGCCCCCGTGGTGCGCCAGAGCCGGACGCGGCGGCACGTGTACCTGCCCGAGGGCCGCTGGCTGCCCTTCTTCAACCTCGCACCCTCCGGGGAGATCGTCGAGGGGCGGCGGCACCTGCTGGCCGAGGCGCCGCTGGACACGGTGCCGCTGTGGCTCCGGGAGGGAGGAGCCCTGGCCCTCACCGAGCCCGCGCTGCACACCACCACGGCCAACTGGTCTCACCTCACCTGGCACATCCACGCGGGGCCTCGCGTGGAGGGCCGCTTGTACGAGGACGCGGGAGATGGCTACGGCGCGTCACGGGTGACACGGCTCGCGGGTGAGTGGACTGGAGGTCGGCTCGTGCTCGAGCGCAGCGTGGAGGGGGAGTTGCCCCAGGCGCGCAAGCAGGAGACCCTGTGCGTCTACGGCCTGTCCGCGCCACGCCAGGTACACGGAGCGCGGCAGCACCGCTTCGCGGACGGAGTCCTCACGGTGGAAGTCGAGGGCGGCTGGCAGCGGCTGGAAGTCGTTTCGTAG
- a CDS encoding sugar ABC transporter ATP-binding protein, whose protein sequence is MSTEPLLVARGVEKRFPGVHALAGVDLDVRAGEVHALMGQNGAGKSTLIKILTGVYARDGGTITFEGRDFRPRSPGEAQRQGISTIYQELSLVPTLTVAENLFLGRAPRRWFGIDWRTMRRKAAEILATFDLRVDVDQPLGTMSAAVQQLVAIARAVQTEARVIIMDEPTSSLDSHETEMLLDVILRLKNRGLGIVFVTHFLEQVYRVSDRITVLRNGALVGTYEAAKLTRLELVSHMLGKVPEEMEPALEPHPESQGTAVVAAQGLGRRGVEPFDLTIHQGEVVGFAGLLGSGRTEAARLLFGADHARSGTVNGASPKSPRQAIEQGMAFCPEDRKADGIFPELSVRENIALVLQRKLGFRVSRARQEKLAQEFVTKLSIKTPSVEQPIRLLSGGNQQKVILARWLAYEPRLLILDEPTRGIDIGAKGEIERLIRQLSQKGLSVLFISAALEEVLRLSHRIAVFRDRKKIGELSRTTLPEVMKMIAGEEGQPPEGMKQAAGEEGHAP, encoded by the coding sequence GTGAGTACTGAGCCGCTCCTCGTCGCGCGCGGTGTCGAGAAGCGCTTCCCCGGGGTCCACGCCCTCGCCGGCGTGGACCTCGATGTGCGTGCGGGTGAAGTGCATGCCCTGATGGGGCAGAACGGCGCCGGCAAGTCGACGCTGATCAAGATCCTCACCGGGGTCTACGCGCGCGACGGGGGGACGATCACCTTCGAGGGGCGCGACTTCCGGCCGCGCTCTCCGGGGGAGGCCCAGCGTCAGGGCATCAGCACCATCTACCAGGAACTCAGCCTGGTTCCGACGTTGACGGTCGCGGAGAACCTGTTCCTGGGGCGCGCGCCCCGGCGCTGGTTCGGCATCGACTGGCGCACCATGCGGCGCAAGGCAGCGGAGATCCTCGCCACCTTCGACTTGCGCGTGGACGTCGATCAGCCGTTGGGGACGATGTCGGCCGCGGTCCAGCAGTTGGTGGCCATCGCTCGGGCGGTGCAGACGGAGGCCCGGGTCATCATCATGGATGAGCCCACCTCCAGCCTCGACAGCCACGAGACGGAGATGCTGCTCGACGTGATTCTTCGGCTGAAGAACCGGGGCCTGGGCATCGTCTTCGTCACCCACTTCCTGGAGCAGGTCTACCGGGTCAGTGACCGCATCACCGTGCTGCGCAACGGCGCGCTCGTGGGGACGTACGAGGCGGCGAAGCTCACGCGCCTGGAGCTCGTCTCCCACATGCTGGGCAAGGTCCCGGAGGAGATGGAGCCAGCCCTGGAGCCGCATCCCGAGAGCCAGGGGACGGCCGTCGTGGCCGCCCAGGGGTTGGGGCGGCGCGGCGTGGAACCCTTTGACCTGACGATCCACCAGGGCGAGGTGGTCGGGTTCGCCGGCCTGCTGGGCTCGGGGCGCACGGAGGCCGCGCGCCTGCTGTTCGGCGCCGACCATGCTCGGAGCGGCACGGTGAATGGCGCCTCGCCCAAGAGCCCTCGCCAGGCCATCGAGCAGGGGATGGCGTTCTGCCCGGAGGACCGGAAGGCCGACGGCATCTTCCCGGAGCTGTCGGTGCGGGAGAACATCGCGCTGGTGCTCCAGCGCAAGCTGGGCTTCCGGGTCTCGCGCGCGCGGCAGGAGAAGCTCGCGCAGGAGTTCGTGACGAAGCTCAGCATCAAGACGCCCTCGGTCGAGCAGCCCATCCGGCTGCTGAGCGGTGGCAACCAGCAGAAGGTCATCCTCGCCCGGTGGCTGGCGTACGAGCCGCGCCTGCTCATCCTCGACGAGCCGACGCGCGGCATCGACATCGGCGCCAAGGGCGAGATCGAACGCCTCATCCGTCAGCTCTCCCAGAAGGGGCTCTCGGTCCTCTTCATCTCGGCGGCGCTGGAGGAGGTGCTGCGGCTGTCCCACCGCATCGCCGTCTTCCGGGATCGAAAGAAGATCGGTGAGCTCTCGCGGACGACGCTTCCCGAGGTCATGAAGATGATTGCCGGCGAGGAGGGGCAGCCGCCCGAGGGCATGAAGCAGGCTGCAGGTGAGGAAGGCCATGCGCCATAG
- a CDS encoding ABC transporter permease subunit, whose amino-acid sequence MNFLRKHITVLAGVFAYVLLYAIAATRYDGFLSLPVFINFLSNNAVLGIVAVGMTFVILSGGIDLSVGAVMSFSSVLIGVLIMKYQWNVFAAIGVALACGTTLGALMGAVIHTTGIKPFIVTLAGMFFVRGLAFIIHLESIAISEPRHTALAVMRLGPLPLTAVLFLAFVAIGWYVAVLTPFGRSVYALGGGEEASLLMGLPVQRTKMAVYAVSGFCASFAGAVLTFYLSSGSHLEGVGMELDAIATVVIGGTLLAGGVGSVFGTLIGVLMLGLILTSITYEGMLSSGMSRVAIGGLLLSFVLLQKLLTRRVVGVGRAT is encoded by the coding sequence ATGAACTTCCTTCGCAAGCACATCACCGTGTTGGCGGGCGTGTTCGCCTACGTGCTGCTCTACGCCATCGCGGCGACCCGGTACGACGGCTTCCTGTCGCTGCCGGTCTTCATCAACTTCCTGTCCAACAACGCGGTGCTCGGCATCGTCGCGGTGGGCATGACGTTCGTCATCCTCTCCGGTGGGATCGATCTCTCCGTCGGCGCCGTCATGTCCTTCTCCAGCGTGCTCATCGGCGTGCTGATCATGAAGTACCAGTGGAACGTGTTCGCCGCGATCGGCGTGGCCCTGGCGTGCGGGACGACGCTCGGCGCGCTGATGGGCGCCGTCATCCACACCACCGGCATCAAGCCGTTCATCGTCACCCTGGCGGGCATGTTCTTCGTGCGGGGTCTGGCGTTCATCATCCACCTGGAGTCGATCGCCATCTCCGAGCCACGTCACACCGCCCTCGCGGTGATGCGCCTCGGCCCGCTACCCCTGACCGCGGTCCTGTTCCTGGCTTTCGTCGCCATCGGTTGGTACGTGGCGGTGCTCACCCCCTTCGGGCGGAGCGTCTACGCGCTCGGAGGAGGGGAGGAGGCCTCGCTGCTGATGGGCCTCCCCGTGCAGCGCACCAAGATGGCCGTCTATGCCGTGAGCGGCTTCTGTGCGTCCTTCGCTGGTGCCGTGCTCACCTTCTACCTGTCGAGCGGCAGCCACCTGGAGGGCGTCGGGATGGAGCTCGATGCCATCGCCACCGTGGTGATTGGCGGGACGCTGCTGGCGGGCGGAGTCGGCTCGGTGTTCGGCACGCTCATTGGCGTGCTGATGCTGGGGCTCATCCTCACGTCCATCACCTACGAGGGAATGCTCAGCTCGGGGATGAGCCGGGTGGCCATCGGCGGGCTGCTGCTCTCGTTCGTGCTGCTGCAGAAGCTCCTGACGCGGCGCGTGGTCGGGGTCGGCCGGGCCACCTGA